From a region of the Lactuca sativa cultivar Salinas chromosome 4, Lsat_Salinas_v11, whole genome shotgun sequence genome:
- the LOC111887312 gene encoding alpha-amylase-like, whose protein sequence is MENKGKRERDRVFKKNGILLFPLSTTEYNKGIKAVADIVINHRTGEKQDGSGKYYIFEGGTPDKRLDWGSSLIFKDDDYCVGNGNIDTGDPITGSPVIDHVNPIVQKELSDWMNWLKIEIGFDGWQFDYVKGYSSSFTKIYMTNTSPDFAVGELWSSLAHGQDEKPY, encoded by the coding sequence ATGGAGAACAAAGGCAAAAGAGAACGAGATagggttttcaaaaaaaatgggatTTTACTTTTTCCCCTTTCTACTACCGAGTACAACAAGGGAATCAAAGCCGTTGCAgacatagttataaatcacagaACAGGGGAAAAGCAAGATGGAAGCGGGAAATACTATATCTTTGAGGGTGGAACTCCAGATAAACGCCTTGATTGGGGATCTTCCTTGATTTTCAAAGACGACGACTATTGTGTTGGCAATGGAAATATCGACACAGGAGATCCCATTACAGGTTCCCCAGTCATCGATCACGTAAACCCTATAGTCCAAAAGGAGTTATCTGATTGGATGAATTGGCTCAAGATTGAAATAGGGTTTGATGGGTGGCAATTTGATTACGTAAAAGGGTATTCCTCGAGTTTCACCAAGATCTACATGACCAACACCTCTCCCGATTTTGCAGTTGGAGAGCTATGGAGCTCGTTAGCTCATGGGCAAGATGAAAAACCATATTAA